Proteins encoded in a region of the Halodesulfovibrio marinisediminis DSM 17456 genome:
- the lon gene encoding endopeptidase La, producing MTDDSMNSTPIITEEEVLSGALEHDAEGTLPEFPAELPVLPVRDIVVFNYMILPLFVGREKSVQAVDAALNGSRYMMITTQKDEATEDPSPEDLHNTGTVVMIMRMLKMPDGRLKVLVQGVSRAKVERFTSTEPYLMAEVNALEELEVEEVSVETEAMMRAVREQSEEILSLRGVATSEIMSVLNTVHDPGRLADLIAANLRMKVPDAQSILECNDPIERLQLVNKQLQKESEVANVQARIQSMAREGMDKAQRDYYLREQLKAIRSELGEGEGAEEEAEELAEALNKAGLPNDVKKEATKQLRRLTSMHPESSEASVVRSYLEWLSELPWKKLSRDRLDILKAQEILNEDHYGLEKVKDRILEYLSVRKLNPKSKGPILCFAGPPGVGKTSLGRSIARSLGRKFQRISLGGMRDEAEIRGHRRTYVGAMPGRIIQTMKLMGTRNPVIMLDEIDKLGSDFRGDPSSALLEVLDPEQNSNFSDHYLNVPFDLSKVMFICTANQLDTIPGPLLDRMEVIQIPGYTMQEKTRIARRYLLPRQAEENGLKKDEVSIADSVLSKIIQEYTREAGLRNLEREIGSVCRKLARQKAEGTAGPYKVTAKTLQKLLGIPRFIDEEKDADLIPGVAQGLAWTPYGGVMLNVEVTPMKGKGKLTLTGQLGDVMKESAQAALSYARANAEELDIDADFLDKHDIHIHVPAGATPKDGPSAGVTLLIALISALKGQSVNQELCMTGEITLRGRVLPVGGIKEKILAGVARGLQHVCIPKQNEKDLEDVPADLLKKIEVHTASHIKDIIPLAFTE from the coding sequence CTTCCAGTTCGAGATATAGTAGTCTTTAACTATATGATTCTTCCGCTCTTTGTAGGGCGGGAAAAATCTGTTCAGGCTGTAGATGCTGCACTTAACGGCAGCCGTTACATGATGATTACAACGCAAAAAGATGAAGCGACAGAAGATCCTTCTCCAGAAGATTTGCACAACACTGGTACCGTTGTAATGATCATGCGTATGCTGAAAATGCCTGACGGACGCCTGAAAGTACTCGTACAGGGTGTAAGCCGAGCAAAAGTTGAACGCTTTACCAGCACTGAGCCATACCTGATGGCCGAAGTAAATGCGCTTGAAGAGCTTGAAGTTGAAGAAGTTTCCGTAGAAACAGAAGCTATGATGCGAGCAGTCCGCGAACAAAGCGAAGAAATACTCTCCCTGCGCGGTGTTGCCACATCTGAAATAATGTCTGTTCTCAACACAGTGCACGACCCAGGCCGCCTTGCAGACCTGATTGCAGCCAACCTGCGTATGAAGGTGCCGGATGCACAGTCAATTCTTGAGTGCAACGATCCGATTGAGCGTCTTCAGCTCGTGAACAAACAACTTCAGAAAGAATCCGAAGTTGCCAATGTTCAGGCACGCATCCAGTCCATGGCTCGTGAAGGTATGGATAAAGCTCAGCGCGACTACTACCTGCGCGAACAGCTCAAGGCTATCCGTAGCGAACTTGGTGAAGGAGAAGGCGCTGAGGAAGAAGCTGAGGAACTTGCAGAGGCACTGAACAAAGCAGGGCTTCCTAATGATGTTAAGAAGGAAGCAACCAAACAGTTGCGTCGTCTTACCAGCATGCATCCAGAATCTTCCGAAGCAAGCGTTGTACGAAGCTATCTTGAATGGCTCTCTGAATTACCATGGAAAAAGCTTTCCCGTGACCGTCTTGATATTCTCAAGGCTCAGGAGATCCTGAACGAGGATCACTACGGTCTGGAAAAGGTCAAGGATCGCATCCTTGAATACCTTTCCGTACGCAAACTTAATCCGAAATCTAAAGGACCTATCCTTTGTTTCGCAGGCCCTCCGGGTGTTGGTAAAACATCCCTTGGACGTTCTATCGCACGCTCCCTTGGTCGCAAATTCCAGCGTATCTCCCTTGGTGGTATGCGGGACGAAGCAGAGATTCGTGGTCATCGCCGCACCTACGTTGGCGCTATGCCGGGTCGTATTATCCAGACCATGAAACTTATGGGAACCCGTAATCCTGTTATCATGCTGGATGAAATCGACAAACTCGGTTCCGACTTCAGAGGCGACCCTTCATCTGCATTGCTTGAAGTGCTTGATCCGGAACAGAACAGCAACTTCTCAGATCACTACTTAAACGTACCGTTCGATCTGTCTAAAGTTATGTTCATCTGCACCGCGAACCAGCTGGACACCATTCCAGGCCCATTACTTGACCGTATGGAAGTTATCCAGATTCCTGGATACACCATGCAGGAAAAAACACGTATTGCACGCCGCTACTTACTGCCTCGTCAAGCAGAAGAAAACGGCTTAAAAAAAGACGAAGTCTCTATTGCAGACAGTGTACTTTCCAAAATCATTCAGGAATACACACGTGAAGCAGGCTTGCGCAACCTTGAACGCGAAATCGGCTCTGTATGCCGTAAGCTCGCACGCCAAAAAGCAGAAGGCACTGCTGGTCCATACAAAGTAACAGCCAAAACACTGCAGAAGCTGCTCGGCATCCCACGCTTTATTGATGAAGAAAAAGATGCTGACTTAATTCCAGGTGTAGCTCAGGGACTGGCTTGGACTCCATACGGTGGTGTTATGCTCAATGTGGAAGTTACCCCTATGAAGGGTAAAGGCAAACTGACCCTTACAGGTCAGCTTGGCGATGTTATGAAGGAATCCGCTCAGGCAGCACTCAGCTATGCACGTGCAAACGCTGAAGAGTTGGATATTGACGCTGACTTCCTTGATAAACATGACATCCACATTCACGTTCCAGCAGGTGCAACCCCCAAAGATGGTCCATCTGCCGGCGTAACCTTGCTTATTGCACTTATTTCTGCGCTCAAAGGTCAGTCTGTAAATCAAGAGCTGTGCATGACTGGTGAAATAACCCTGCGTGGACGTGTTCTACCTGTCGGCGGCATCAAAGAAAAAATTCTTGCTGGTGTTGCACGTGGATTACAGCACGTTTGCATTCCAAAACAGAATGAAAAAGACCTTGAAGATGTTCCAGCTGACTTACTTAAGAAAATTGAAGTGCATACAGCCTCACATATCAAGGATATCATCCCACTGGCATTTACTGAATAG